Proteins from a genomic interval of Medicago truncatula cultivar Jemalong A17 chromosome 3, MtrunA17r5.0-ANR, whole genome shotgun sequence:
- the LOC25490373 gene encoding pre-mRNA-splicing factor CWC22 homolog — protein sequence MGRGEGSESSEEEGQFVRNREEKRDRRGADVEDLRRKHRGSEDLEEEVDRKKNRDRDRDNRRRYKGSSDEERDVKRIRDRERRHRADRVRDNDNDKERDRRRRYKDDSDEEYDKKRNLDRERRHRVDRDDDNDNEKDRKRERDRRDDDDRRNVERRDRVEKNGGDNEREESKKKEEGSGRARTVIPASVINGDASKLGKSGGVYIPPFKLARMMKEVDDKSSPEYQRLTWDALRKSINGLVNKVNATNITNIIPELFAENLIRGRGLFCRSCMKSQMASPGFTDVFAAMVAVVNTKFPQVGDLLLRRIVLQLKRAYKRNDKPQLLAAVKFVAHLVNQQVAHEIIALELLTVLLEKPSDDSVEVAVGFVTEVGSMLQDLSPRGLHGIFERFRGILHEGEIDKRVQFLIEGLFAIRKAKFQGYPAVRPELDLVEQEDQLTHEVSLDEEIDPETSLDIFKPDPNYLENEKRYEELKKTLLGEEEESEGEEGSDAESDEDDESDEEDEEAMQIKDETETNLVNLRRTIYLTIMSSVDFEEAGHKLLKIHLEPGQEMELCTMLLECCSQERTYLRYYGLLGQRFCMINKVHQENFEKCFVQQYSLIHRLETNKLRNVAKFFAHLLGTFALPWHVLSYIRLTEDDTTSSSRIFIKILFQELSEHLGIRLLNERLNDPTMQDSFESIFPKDNPKNTRFCINFFTSIGLGGLTENLREYLKNMPRMIMQQQKQVSDSDSDKNSASSDSSDSGTSSESESSSDESDRERRKRRRK from the exons ATGGGTAGAGGCGAAGGAAGTGAATCGTCCGAGGAAGAAGGGCAGTTCGTCAGAAATCGTGAAGAGAAGCGAGACCGCCGTGGAGCTGACGTGGAGGATCTTCGCCGGAAACATCGTGGTAGTGAAGATTTAGAGGAAGAAGTTGATCGAAAAAAGAATAGGGATAGGGATAGGGATAACCGTCGAAGGTATAAGGGTTCTTCAGATGAAGAACGTGATGTGAAGAGAATTAGGGATAGGGAAAGAAGGCATAGGGCTGATAGGGTTAgggataatgataatgataaggAGAGAGATCGGCGTCGTCGGTATAAGGATGATTCGGATGAGGAATATGATAAGAAGAGGAATTTGGATAGGGAAAGGAGGCATAGAGTTGATAgggatgatgataatgataatgagaAGGACAGGAAGAGAGAGAGGGATCGACGCGATGACGATGATAGGAGGAATGTGGAGAGAAGGGATAGAGTTGAAAAGAATGGTGGTGATAATGAGAGGGAAGAAAGTAAGAAGAAAGAGGAAGGAAGTGGGAGAGCGAGGACGGTGATACCGGCAAGTGTGATAAATGGAGATGCATCTAAATTAGGGAAAAGTGGAGGGGTTTACATTCCCCCGTTTAAGTTAGCGAGGATGATGAAGGAAGTTGACGATAAGAGTAGTCCGGAGTATCAGAGGTTGACTTGGGATGCTTTAAGGAAGAGTATTAATGGATTGGTGAATAAGGTGAATGCTACTAATATTACGAATATAATTCCGGAGTTGTTTGCGGAGAATTTGATTCGTGGAAGAGGGTTGTTTTGTAGATCGTGTATGAAGTCACAGATGGCGTCACCCGGGTTTACGGATGTATTTGCTGCGATGGTTGCTGTTGTTAACACAAAGTTTCCCCAAGTTGGTGATCTTTTACTTAGGAGGATCGTTTTGCAGCTGAAAAGAGCGTATAAGCGTAATGACAAG CCTCAATTACTTGCTGCTGTGAAGTTTGTAGCACATTTGGTGAATCAGCAAGTGGCTCACGAGATTATCGCGCTAGAGCTGCTCACGGTTTTACTCGAGAAGCCTTCCGATGACAGTGTTGAAGTGGCTGTTGGTTTTGTGACAGAAGTTGGCTCAATGCTGCAGGATCTCTCACCTAGAGGACTTCATG GTATCTTTGAGCGTTTTCGTGGAATTCTGCATGAAGGAGAAATTGACAAACGTGTTCAATTTCTAATTGAAGGATTATTTGCCATAAGAAAGGCAAAGTTTCAG GGTTATCCAGCTGTTCGGCCTGAACTTGACCTCGTGGAGCAGGAAGATCAGTTAACCCACGAAGTCTCCTTGGATGAGGAAATAGATCCCGAGACTTCCCTTG aCATATTCAAACCTGACCCCAATTATCTGGAGAACGAGAAGCGTtatgaagagttgaagaaaacCTTGCTGGGTGAGGAAGAGGAATCAGAGGGAGAGGAAGGCTCGGATGCTGAATcggatgaagatgatgaatccGATGAAGAGGACGAGGAAGCTATGCAGATAAAAGATGAAACAGAGACTAATCTTGTCAATCTGCGGAGGACTATCTATCTAACAATAATGTCCAGTGTAGATTTTGAGGAAGCAGGTCATAAGCTTCTAAAAATCCATCTTGAGCCAGGTCAAGAG ATGGAATTGTGCACTATGCTTCTCGAATGTTGCAGCCAGGAGAGAACTTATCTCCGATATTACGGTCTTCTTGGGCAGCGTTTCTGCATGATTAACAAAGTTCATCAAGAAAATTTTGAGAAGTGCTTCGTGCAGCAGTATTCATTGATCCACAGGCTCGAAACAAATAAATTGAGAAACGTGGCTAAATTTTTTGCTCATTTGCTTGGGACTTTTGCTCTGCCTTGGCACGTCTTATCTTACATTCGCCTGACTGAGGACGACACAACTTCTTCTTCGCGTATATTTATTAAGATTCTCTTCCAG GAATTGTCAGAGCATCTAGGCATCCGGTTGCTAAATGAGAGGTTAAATGATCCAACCATGCAGGATTCTTTTGAATCCATTTTTCCCAAGGACAACCCTAAAAACACACGATTCTGCATCAATTTTTTCACATCCATTGGTCTTGGTGGTCTTACTGAGAATCTGCGTGAGTATTTGAAAAATATGCCAAGGATGATCATGCAACAACAGAAGCAAGTTTCAGATTCTGACTCGGATAAAAATTCTGCAAGCTCCGATTCATCAGATTCGGGAACCAGTTCGGAGTCAGAGTCAAGTTCTGATGAAAGTgatagagaaagaagaaaacgtAGAAGAAAATAA
- the LOC25490374 gene encoding serine carboxypeptidase-like 45 has translation MISQTHSCVVIATIIFFVTVGVNSISEVDKISSLPQQPKVGFQQYAGYITVDEVQKRALFYYFVEAEVEPASKPVVLWLNGGPGCSSVGAGAFVEHGPFKPTKNGLIKNDYSWNKEANMLYLESPAGVGFSYSTNESFYDSVNDYLTARDNLIFLQHWFTKFSEYKNNEFFITGESYAGHYVPQLAQLIVQTKSKFNLKGIAIGNPLLEFNTDFNSRAEYLWSHGLISDSTYDSFTKICNFSQIRRQYANGALTTVCARVNRLVSMEVSRYIDSYDVTLDVCLSTVEQQTYVLTQLQEGEKIDVCVEDETFTYLNRKEVQEALHAKLVGITTWTTCSGVLKYNMQNLEIPTINILGTLVKSGVRVLVYSGDQDSVLPLIGTRSLVNGLAKDIGLNTTESYRTWFNGRQVAGWTQVYGDMLSFATIRGASHEAPFSQPGRSLVLLKAFLEGKSLPTIL, from the exons ATGATATCTCAGACTCATTCATGTGTTGTGATTgcaacaataatattttttgttactgTAGGAGTAAATTCCATTTCAGAAGTTGATAAGATAAGTAGTTTACCTCAGCAGCCAAAAGTAGGATTTCAACAATATGCTGGTTACATTACAGTTGATGAAGTGCAGAAAAGAGCTTTGTTTTACTACTTTGTTGAAGCAGAAGTTGAACCAGCTTCCAAGCCAGTAGTGCTTTGGTTAAATGGAG GGCCTGGTTGTTCTTCGGTTGGAGCTGGAGCTTTTGTGGAGCATGGTCCATTCAAACCAACTAAAAATGGtcttattaaaaatgattacaGTTGGAACAAAG AGGCAAATATGCTATACTTGGAATCGCCTGCTGGTGTTGGTTTCTCCTATTCTACAAATGAATCATTCTACGACTCCGTGAACGattatttgacag CAAGGGATAATCTTATTTTTCTACAACATTGGTTCACTAAATTCTCAGAATACAAAAACAACGAGTTCTTTATCACAGGGGAGAGCTATGCAG GTCACTATGTACCCCAACTTGCACAACTCATTGTTCAAACCAAAAGCAAATTCAATCTCAAGGGAATTGCA ATAGGGAATCCTCTTCTGGAATTCAACACAGATTTCAACTCTAGAGCTGAGTATCTTTGGTCTCATGGACTGATATCAGATTCAACCTATGATTCCTTCACAAAAATATGCAACTTTTCACAAATTAGAAGACAATATGCAAACGGCGCACTTACTACCGTTTGTGCAAGAGTTAATAGGCTAGTGTCAATGGAG GTTAGTAGATATATTGATTCATATGATGTTACTCTTGATGTGTGTCTATCAACAGTAGAACAACAAACATATGTGCTTACTCAATTG CAAGAGGGAGAGAAGATAGATGTTTGTGTGGAAGATGAAACATTCACATACTTGAATAGGAAAGAAGTGCAAGAAGCTCTTCATGCTAAGCTTGTAGGGATCACCACATGGACCACTTGTAGTGG AGTTCTcaaatataacatgcaaaattTAGAGATTCCAACCATAAATATTCTGGGAACACTTGTTAAGTCAGGTGTAAGAGTTCTTGTATACAG TGGAGATCAAGATTCAGTATTACCGTTGATTGGTACACGGTCTTTAGTAAATGGATTAGCCAAAGACATCGGTTTGAACACAACAGAGTCCTATAGAACTTGGTTTAATGGAAGACAG GTAGCTGGATGGACACAAGTATATGGTGACATGTTATCCTTTGCAACCATAAGAGGAGCATCTCATGAGGCTCCATTTTCACAACCAGGGAGATCTTTGGTGCTGCTAAAGGCATTTTTGGAAGGAAAATCACTTCCAACTATTCTTTGA